One Vigna unguiculata cultivar IT97K-499-35 chromosome 11, ASM411807v1, whole genome shotgun sequence DNA window includes the following coding sequences:
- the LOC114168578 gene encoding GATA transcription factor 11-like, whose translation MKDWLFFDKNFNGLSNDILDDVMDIELFDFPLEDVETDDGAEQDWNAHFKFLEEPSLGIFPVQPSQHCAHTQNENVKVERGFSVSTAKKAGPTYNKNVPIQKDLHQFQSNSPVSVFESSSSSSCVENSNLELPVIPTKRPRSKRRPLSNITLLYSIPFIFTSPAFQKSDFETHPFEKFSNVVRKQRKKNIPMVGNKTEMKRSSSEEFVAVRKCSHCEVTKTPQWREGPMGPKTLCNACGVRYRSGRLFAEYRPAASPTFVASLHSNSHKKVLEIRNRDTHVTVR comes from the exons ATGAAGGACTGGTTGTTTTTTGACAAAAACTTCAATGGTTTGTCGAACGACATACTCGATGATGTCATGGACATCGAGCTTTTCGATTTCCCCCTCGAAGACGTGGAAACTGATGATGGTGCGGAACAAGATTGGAATGCTCACTTCAAATTCCTTGAAGAGCCTTCACTGGGAATTTTTCCTGTACAACCGTCTCAGCACTGTGCTCATACTCAAAATGAGAATGTGAAAGTGGAAAGAGGTTTCTCTGTTTCT ACAGCAAAGAAAGCGGGTCCTACATACAACAAAAATGTTCCTATCCAGAAAGATTTGCACCAATTTCAAAGTAACAGCCCAGTTTCTGTCTTTGAAAGCAGTAGCAGTAGTTCTTGTGTTGAGAACTCTAACTTGGAGTTACCTGTTATCCCAACAAAGCGTCCACGAAGCAAACGCAGGCCTCTCTCAAACATCACCCTGCTATACTCCATTCCTTTCATCTTTACTTCACCGGCGTTTCaaaaatcagattttgaaaCACACCCATTTGAGAAATTTTCAAACGTGGTAAGAAAGCAGAGGAAAAAGAACATTCCCATGGTAGGTAACAAAACTGAGATGAAGAGATCCTCATCAGAGGAATTCGTTGCAGTCAGAAAATGCTCGCATTGTGAGGTGACAAAGACACCGCAATGGAGAGAGGGACCAATGGGTCCAAAGACCCTATGCAACGCTTGTGGAGTTCGTTACCGCTCTGGCAGGCTCTTTGCTGAATACCGTCCTGCAGCTAGCCCCACTTTTGTAGCATCATTGCACTCTAACTCCCACAAGAAGGTCTTAGAAATTAGGAACAGAGACACCCATGTCACAGTTAGATAA